A region of Micromonas commoda chromosome 4, complete sequence DNA encodes the following proteins:
- a CDS encoding predicted protein: MTEQKKEEKKEVAVDLECDDEFEEFGNEEWGAEEEDAEDVNQWEEDWDDSEKSDDFTRQLRAELEKFA, from the exons ATGACCGAgcagaagaaggaggagaagaaggaggtcgccgtcgacctcgagtgcgacgacgagttcgaggAGTTCGGCAACGAAG AGTGGggagccgaggaggaggacgccgaggatgtGAACCAGTGGGAGGAGGACTGGGACGACAGCGAGAAGAGCGACGATTTCACCCGccagctccgcgccgagctcgaaaAGTTCGCGTAA
- a CDS encoding predicted protein, translating to MKQNKDTIAAAKKENKDLLQQLAEKSSNAATDRDKPKVTDLGPENNEELYRLQELAKDLRRRYDDYKQRAVRKTRELEAKLDSIKDLENDAVNPSEEDTPTTRLLRQLENRFDKALIKYNEAQSIQKTYQQIVKRLSDERVTFDAQLQGMDKAIKAKERDLAELVLLGHEANASKDKAKAELAEVENSLSKERRDREKDLRDRREMVRQREQMNAETARMRQKRDDDAAARDAAVARKKEAELRAKMGEEERRRASVAGKLDNYEDAFLRIKDATGVADIHEVVTKFMTQEDTNNNLKQLTKDGQSRVEALKEEIDQTKQKIDALKLDGAGTGASRRLVDEYESQLSEGAANNDRVKAKFERLNKVMVSMKAGTEHLVDRLEGIKTEAAPPAVTDETVVEVMAHCERKLLRAMDLVNKKGEDSLRSTLSRSFGPSSTVSAHNFRIDIFADSEDDSEDDDREEDEDGAAKVADRTQVKYEAEVTLAKATGKRPPGEPSPMKSGRGAPATPGSVKGKGSRGSRPVMA from the coding sequence ATGAAGCAAAACAAGGACACGATCGCGGctgcgaagaaggagaaCAAGGATCTCCTGcagcagctcgcggagaagagcAGTAACGCGGCGACCGATCGCGACAAGCCCAAGGTTACCGATCTCGGCCCGGAGAACAACGAGGAGCTCTACCGCCTCCAGGAGCTGGCGAAGGACCTGCGCAGGCGGTACGACGACTACAAGCAGCGCGCCGTGCGGAAGACCCGGGAGCTCGAGGCCAAGCTGGACAGCATCAAGGACCTGGAGAACGACGCCGTGAACCCGTCCGAGGAGGACACCCCGACGACTAGGCTGCTGAGGCAGCTCGAGAATCGCTTCGACAAGGCTCTCATCAAGTACAACGAGGCGCAGTCCATCCAGAAGACGTACCAGCAGATCGTCAAGCGTCtgagcgacgagcgcgtcacCTTCGACGCGCAGCTGCAGGGCATGGACAAGGCGatcaaggcgaaggagcgggacctcgccgagctcgtgttGCTCGGCCACGAGGCCAACGCGAGCAAagacaaggccaaggcggagctcgccgaggttgagaACTCGTTGAGCAAGGAACGGCGGGACCGGGAGAAGGACCTGCGGGACAGGCGGGAGATGGTGCGGCAGCGCGAGCAGATGAACGCGGAGACTGCGAGGATGAGGCAGAagcgggacgacgacgccgccgcgagggacgcggcggtggctcgGAAGAAAGAGGCGGAGCTTCGAGCCAAgatgggcgaggaggagcgccgacgcgcgtccgtcgcgggtaAGCTGGATAACTACGAGGACGCGTTCCTTCGCATCAAGGACGCCACGGGCGTGGCGGACATCCACGAGGTTGTCACCAAATTCATGACCCAGGAGGACACCAACAACAACCTCAAGCAGCTCACCAAGGACGGCCAGTCGAgggtcgaggcgctcaaggaggagaTTGACCAGACGAAGCAGAAGATCGATGCGCTCAagctggacggcgcggggactggcgcgtcgcgcaggcTCGTGGACGAGTACGAGAGCCAGCTctccgagggcgccgccaaCAACGACCGCGTCAAGGCTAAGTTTGAGCGCCTCAACAAGGTGATGGTGAGCATGAAGGCTGGCACCGAGCACCTCGTCGACAGGCTGGAAGGTATCaagacggaggcggcgcccccggcggtgacggacgAGACCGTGGTGGAGGTGATGGCGCACTGCGAGCGCAAGCTCCTCCGAGCGATGGACCTGGTGAACAAGAAGGGAGAGGACAGCCTCAGGAGCACGCTGTCGCGGTCCTTCGGCCCATCCTCCACGGTTTCGGCGCACAACTTTCGCATCGACATCTTCGCAGACTCCGAGGACGAttccgaggacgacgaccgcgaggaagatgaggacggcgccgcgaaggtggCGGACAGGACCCAGGTCAAGTACGAGGCGGAGGTTACCCTGGCCAAGGCGACGGGGAAGAGGCCGCCGGGTGAACCCTCGCCCATGAAGTCTGGACGAGGAGCGCCCGCGACTCCGGGATCCGTCAAGGGCAAGGGCAGCCGCGGTTCCCGACCCGTCATGGCCTGA
- a CDS encoding predicted protein produces MVAVAKPGSTGTKAGERYSDNKLKQDIRTSNMGAAKKLADAIRTSLGPRGMDKMLVSGNNDVTITNDGATILNKMDVAHPAAKMLVELAKSQDIVAGDGTTSVTVLCGSLLNKCIGLLNRGVHPTVISDAMGLACDKACEILQEMAIPLDIEDRGALIKAATTSLGSKVVAQYSNVLAPIAVDSVLKIRDPERPEMVDLKDIKILRKSGGTIDDTEMVDGLVLDLKSSKAAGGPTKVENAKIALIQFCISPPKTDMENSVVVSDYQQMDRILKEERNYIISIIKKIKASGCNVLLIQKSILRDAVTDLSLHYLAKAKILVVRDVEREDVEFICKTVGCQPVANVEQLTPEKLGHADLVKEVACGGEKVVKVTGIQNMGKTVSVLCRGSNKLVIEEADRSLHDALCVIRCLVQKRFLICGGGAPEVEVSQQLGKWSRTLSGMEAVCVKAFAEALEVIPYTLAENAGLNPIEIVTELRNKHATTGNANFGINVRKGTITNILEEDVLQPLLVSTSALSLATECVRMILKIDDICPVR; encoded by the coding sequence atggtcgccgtcgccaagccCGGCTCGACCGGCACCAAGGCCGGTGAGCGCTACTCCGACAACAAGCTCAAGCAGGACATTCGCACGTCCAAcatgggcgcggcgaagaagctcgcggacgccatccGCACCTCCCTCGGTCCGAGGGGGATGGACAAGATGCTCGTGAGCGGGAACAACGACGTGACCATCACCAACGACGGCGCCACCATCTTGAACAAGATGGACGTggcccaccccgccgcgaagatgctcgtcgagctcgcgaagtCGCAggacatcgtcgccggcgacggcaccacCTCCGTCACCGTCCTCTGCGGATCCCTCCTCAACAAGTGCATCGGCCTCCTCAACAGGGGCGTGCACCCCACCGTCATCTCGGACGCCATGGGACTCGCGTGCGACAAGGCCTGCGAGATCCTCCAGGAGATGGCCATCCCCCTCGACATCGAGGACCGCGGGGCGCTCATCAAAGCCGCGACCACCTCCCTGGGATCCAAGGTTGTCGCGCAGTACTCCAACGTCTtggcgcccatcgcggtTGACTCGGTGCTCAAGATCAGGGACCCGGAGAGGCCCGAGATGGTGGACCTGAAGGACATCAAGATCCTTCGCAAGTCGGGCGGAACCATCGACGATACCGAGATGGTCGATGGACTCGTGCTCGATTTGAAGTCCAGTAAGGCTGCGGGCGGTCCCACCAAGGTTGAGAATGCTAAGATCGCGCTGATCCAGTTCTGCATCTCGCCGCCCAAGACGGACATGGAAAACTCGGTCGTGGTGAGCGACTACCAGCAGATGGACCGCATCCTGAAGGAGGAGCGCAACTACATCATCTCCATCATCAAGAAGATCAAGGCAAGCGGGTGCAACGTCCTGCTGATCCAGAAGTCCAtcctgcgcgacgccgtcaccgacCTGTCCCTCCACTACCTGGCCAAGGCTAAGATCCTGGTCGTCAGGGACGTGGAgcgcgaagacgtcgagTTCATCTGCAAAACCGTAGGCTGCCAGCCCGTGGCGAACGTCGAGCAGCTCACTCCGGAGAAGCTCGGCCACGCGGATCTGGTGAAGGAagtcgcgtgcggcggcgagaaggttGTCAAGGTGACCGGCATTCAGAACATGGGCAAGACCGTGTCCGTGCTCTGCCGCGGCTCCAACAAGCTggtcatcgaggaggcggacagGTCGCTGCACGACGCGCTGTGCGTGATTCGATGTTTGGTGCAGAAGAGGTTCCTcatctgcggcggcggcgcgcccgaggtGGAGGTGTCCCAGCAGCTCGGTAAGTGGTCCAGAACCCTGTCCGGCATGGAGGCTGTGTGCGTGAAGGCGTTtgccgaggcgctggaggtgATCCCCTACACCCTCGCGGAAAACGCGGGTCTGAACCCAATCGAGATTGTCACCGAGCTGAGGAACAAGCACGCCACCACCGGCAACGCCAACTTCGGCATCAACGTGAGAAAGGGAACGATCACGAAcatcctcgaggaggacgtgctCCAGCCCCTGCTGGTGTCCACTTCCGCGCTCTCCCTGGCCACCGAGTGCGTCCGCATGATCCTCAAGATCGACGACATCTGTCCGGTGAGGTGa
- a CDS encoding predicted protein translates to MVPGRADQCPLTRHAGFMSELTLNGEDTDNSRKPWIVIDAAGLRLGRLSTLIATYLRGANVGSYSPSMNMGTYVVVINAEKVTVSGNKMTEKIYRRHETGRPGSMKEETFIKLQQRIPERIIEKAVKGMLPKNRMGREIFGQLKVYAGPEHPHAAQSPVDLTAEVKAKCYSSGQRK, encoded by the exons ATGGTCCCCGGTCGGGCGGACCAGTGCCCTTTGACTCGGCACGCTGGCTTCATGTCGGAGCTGACACTCAAC GGCGAGGACACCGACAACAGCAGGAAGCCCTGGATTgtgatcgacgcggcgggcctTCGCCTGGGTCGCCTCTCTACCCTCATCGCGACGTaccttcgcggcgccaaCGTCGGCTCCTACTCCCCCTCCATGAACATGGGCACCTACGTGGTGGTCATCAACGCGGAGAAGGTGACCGTGAGCGGTAACAAGATGACGGAGAAGATCTACCGCCGCCACGAGACCGGCCGCCCTGGTTCCATGAAGGAGGAGACGTTCATCAAGCTCCAGCAGCGCATCCCGGAGAGGATCATCGAGAAGGCTGTCAAGGGCATGCTCCCCAAGAACCGCATGGGGCGCGAGATCTTCGGCCAGCTCAAGGTGTACGCGGGTCCCGAGCACCCCCACGCCGCGCAGTCCCCCGTGGACTTGACCGCGGAGGTGAAGGCGAAGTGCTACTCCTCCGGCCAGCGCAAGTAA
- a CDS encoding predicted protein produces the protein MASKGGSGKGPAAADDPHLAESMARVKQVAEAANLAAARLMGDIDGSAGYRAAATGALLPADQPSSRPKPGKGSSRGVSSRGMRERAVNVVVAPVDSSPGGFDGGCDEDATPSHAEARAQLLRLISQHAGEELLGGDDSSGDDGGRVGFGGSPLSAGLLKKLEPPKLALQELEARREAAAREEEERMRRQNAVHQLLQTVAKQNESRIKRARERAPPEHSPASTVFRPPSSNLADEAATPTAVPATVVDEDEDEKAKPWEGDRPWRENIRPSFWEERERRERERRSELENRASSKKTSSSADLGSRPAWGATIPLEPKSKNPKRPAGLEAAASKNPEDEEKRRAEVKKFLADSKRKWREKIAKEKAELKAKQEHRAAMKKAEDERARMMAQQAAAERAKRGGDAATTNRPKPKPKPMPEWVDPVDDDEPKSLADLAIPIKPKPEPGPEEGSEIPTPVDFQPFVQKGAAKPRVPAASEKKDESEGDAKPVITYKPIKMKPKSPEKPAAAEAKKSPAKPKPNPLGSFEAELVAIQAELDASVDAHAAALALTAAAPRIRRIAGGREDLYGDASSSAQVSGPSSSFAAPTNAKEEAEARRRAGEEAAEKRRQAKVLKDVARRLAETIDNLALDRVAAAKPAAGAGGSSGEASPRARMKIPASKRIDVREEADETSTSSPPSAAEEAAAVAVQSAFRGHKARKGVREEINAGILRPSRTQTTYKHASGRHITFSPVIDDGGEGGASVRDGSDAEVDDDAEVVFDEEDEKPKDALVTVASPDKPPMPKPRLLGVKTGRPDTHTVLPNDEHVPRAEDWLAQGSVAHRKLQARLARHRPTADVDAPYDIGKMSQARIDALAAAAFGSKEERRAARAAETLALPAPVHSQPREPVGVFSLYTRRAAAAAAAAAASTETARVAEELEKKLAETTVRSSQTEPLALVYERVEAPSAAPAALPSPAKSPTKKKEKKEKKEKKEKKEKKEKKEKKEKKEKKEKKAKPSPTKPPIEDATEPAERWARRQLELDKQKDASASTSLALSADLSPRQKAAMRALSAEVSSDGDRLTASELENQLRSELSLFDEMGEMAEELQQLQQQQELFQAEQVATALAQALEAERERIRKQEENALAQTARANELEEAYKKRAEELERTAMEAAARVREESLKQVQEVTEMFVKSLASGTAVERAAAAELVSRGLTGASTDAIAGGTEVEGAFGSPASVERPKEEEEDEDEEDGVVPTMDAARDPDLVLAEFDAAAEAILRGEKSDAAAKMLADAAAAAAASKPAAGAPDDEDDIEDEIGYVDVRPAPEDSDDDDIVDEVGVVERSELSVTASSIPEESIALHRGSSRSKSSSDAAAAGDEPSPTRSEDSLDDRYKEVTAKHEDVQRRLRSRQRELRAAELAAKQMKIQEMEEELARLERIDAGASLADEAAFEADIAGYDVEDKLRAHQERLARLEETVEARRLEALALRKMKSVELELTREIHTLDSDIERIGRTDGREVPSGSPSRVATRPSPSPVKTLRTSPTRGAGRPSSPSPEPDVVGEEHIPEESIADLASDGGGSDDAFRPGSQSTGGLGGTSRSPPTRSPRSSTGSDASGGHHPHSPLELHPPAHAVISPPKKKGVGVPGGSNGGGSKRTSPGSSSVSEIPSPETSIHTDAYSEDDFEADGTESAASSRARSAGSTGESPSLSGEAESLLGVLHSHLLGEALDDVAAAAFSKPIAEGRGPAVPSPPAVPPPAAVDDLVRLATATRAASIACLIIERCGADVAAIDFGEVAGDIDPRGLVGGGLVGGGLAAVADAASRRRCPDRLVFDAVREVMLESSALVGAIDDGGDRATEVVAARAAAVLDPPHGGRLAVDDVVKDDVRASDDEGWYDVVSTERAILTRLSEELFDDVVEDTVLALMFESR, from the coding sequence atggcgtccaagGGCGGGTCCGGGaagggacccgccgccgcggacgaccccCACCTGGCGGAGTCGATGGCCCGCGTGAAGCAGGTtgcggaggctgcgaacCTCGCTGCCGCCAGGCTCATGGGGGATATCGACGGGTCCGCCGGATatcgagccgccgcgacgggcgcgctcctcccggcTGACCAGCCGTCGTCTAGGCCCAAGCCCGGCAAGGGGTCGTCGAGAGGGGTCTCATCCAGGGGCatgcgcgaacgcgcggttAACGTGGTTGTGGCGCCCGTCGATTCATCCCCCGGGGGGTTCGACGGTGGGTgcgacgaagacgcgacTCCTTCGCAcgcggaggctcgcgcgcAGCTCCTGCGGCTCATTTCGCAACATgcgggcgaggagctcctgggcggcgacgattcgTCCGGGGACGACGGAGGCCGCGTCGGCTTCGGGGGTTCGCCCCTCTCGGCCGGCTTGCTCAAGAAATTGGAACCGCCCAAACTCGCGCTGCAGGAGCTGGAGGCTCGacgcgaagccgcggcgagggaggaggaggagcgcatgCGCCGGCAGAACGCTGTCCACCAGCTCCTCCAGACGGTCGCCAAGCAGAACGAGTCCCGCATCAAGCGAGCCAGggaacgcgcgccgcccgagcattcgcccgcgagcaccgTCTTTCGGCCCCCGTCGTccaacctcgccgacgaagccgccacGCCGACAGCCGTGCCCGCCAcggtcgtggacgaggacgaggacgaaaaGGCAAAGCCGTGGGAGGGAGATCGGCCGTGGAGGGAGAACATCCGGCCGTCGTTCtgggaggagcgcgagcgacgcgagcgagagaGGCGTTCTGAACTCGAGAACCGGGCATCTTCGAAGAAGACGTCATCATCCGCCGACCTCGGCTCGAGACCCGCGTggggcgcgacgatcccgtTGGAACCCAAGTCGAAGAACCCGAAGAGGCCCGCGGGactggaggcggcggcgagcaagaacccggaggacgaggagaagcgacgcgcggaggttAAGAAGTTCCTCGCGGATAGCAAGCGCAAGTGGCGAGAAAAAATcgccaaggagaaggcggagctcaaggcgaagcaggagcaccgcgcggcgatgaaaaaggcggaggacgagcgcgcgaggatgaTGGCGCaacaggcggcggcggagcgcgcgaagcggggcggcgacgcggcgacgacgaacagGCCCAAGCCCAAACCCAAGCCGATGCCGGAGTGGGTGGAcccggtggacgacgacgaacccaAGTCGCTGGCGGACCTGGCCATCCCGATCAAGCCCAAGCCCGAGCCCGGGCCCGAGGAAGGGTCGGAGATTCCGACGCCGGTGGACTTTCAGCCGTTCGTCCagaagggcgccgcgaaaCCGAGGGTGCCCGCGGCTtccgagaagaaggacgagtCGGAGGGGGACGCAAAACCGGTCATCACGTACAAGCCGATCAAGATGAAACCCAAATCACCGGAgaagcccgccgccgcggaggctaaGAAATCACCGGCCAAGCCCAAGCCAAACCCGCTGGGCTCGttcgaggctgagctcgtcgcgatACAGGCTGAGCTGGACGCCTCGGTGGatgcgcacgccgcggcgctcgcgctcaccgccgcggcgccgcgcatcaGACGAATCGCCGGGGGCCGCGAAGATTTGTACGGGGACGCGTCTTCATCCGCCCAGGTGTCgggcccgtcgtcgtcgttcgcggcgcccacgaacgcgaaggaggaggcggaggcacGGCGAAGGGCCggggaggaggctgcggagaagAGGCGGCAGGCTAAGGTGCTCAAGGATGTCGCGAGGAGGCTCGCGGAGACGATTGACAACCTCGCGCTGGATCGGGTCGCCGCAgccaaacccgcggcgggtgccggcGGGTCCTCCGGGgaagcgtcgccgcgggcgcggatgaAGATACCGGCGTCGAAACGGATCGACGTACGCGAAGAGGCTGACgagacgtccacgtcgtcgccgccgtcggcggcggaggaggctgcggctgTCGCGGTGCAGAGCGCGTTTAGGGGGCACAAGGCGCGCAAGGGCGTCAGGGAGGAAATCAACGCGGGGATTTTGAGACCGTCGCGCACGCAGACGACGTACAAACACGCGTCCGGGCGACACATCACGTTCTCGCccgtcatcgacgacggcggcgagggcggcgcgtccgtacgggacgggagcgacgccgaagtcgatgacgacgccgaggttgtcttcgacgaggaggatgaaaAACCgaaggacgcgctcgtgacAGTCGCCTCACCGGACAAGCCTCCGATGCCCAAACCCAGGCTACTAGGGGTCAAAACCGGCCGACCAGACACCCACACCGTGCTTCCAAACGACGAGCACGTGCCCAGAGCCGAGGACTGGCTCGCGCAGGGATCAGTCGCGCACCGCAAGTTGCAGGCTCGGCTCGCCAGACACAGACCGACGGCGGATGTGGACGCGCCTTACGATATCGGGAAGATGAGTCAGGCGCGGATCgatgcgctcgcggccgcggcgttcgggtCCAAGGAGGAGagacgggcggcgagggcggcggagacgctcgcgctcccggcgccgGTTCACTCGCAGCCCAGGGAGCCGGTTGGAGTCTTCTCGCTTTACACGAGGAgagcggctgcggctgccgccgccgcggctgcttCGACGGAGACTGCGCGGGTCGCGGAGGAGTTGGAGAAGAAGctggcggagacgacggTGCGGAGTTCGCAGACAGAGCCGCTCGCACTCGTTTACGAGCGCGTGGAGGCAccctcggccgcgccggccgcTCTCCCATCCCCGGCGAAGTCACCCACCAAGAAGAAGGAAAAGAAGGAAAAGAAGGAAAAGAAGGAAAAGAAGGaaaagaaggagaagaaggagaagaaggagaaaaAGGAGAAAAAAGAGAAAAAGGCCAAGCCATCGCCCACGAAGCCGCCGATTGAGGACGCCACCGAGCCCGCGGAGCGTTGGGCCAGGCGTCAGCTCGAGCTGGACAAGCAGAAGGatgcgtccgcgtcgaccaGCCTGGCTCTATCTGCCGATTTGTCGCCGAGGCAAAAAGCGGCTATGCGCGCTCTCTCCGCGGAGGTGTCCTCCGACGGCGATCGActcaccgcgagcgagctcGAGAACCAGCTCAGGTCTGAGCTGAGCCTGTTCGACGAGATGGGCGAGATGGCCGAGGAGCTTCAGCAGCTTCAGCAGCAGCAGGAGCTCTTCCAGGCGGAGCAGGTGgccaccgcgctggcgcaggcgctcgaggctgaaCGGGAACGGATCCGAAAGCAGGAGGAaaacgccctcgcgcagaCGGCCAGGgcgaacgagctcgaggaggcgtacaagaagcgcgcggaggagctggagcgcaccgcgatggaggcggcggctcgggtgCGCGAGGAGAGCCTCAAGCAGGTTCAGGAGGTGACGGAGATGTTTGTCAAGAGCCTCGCGTCGGGaaccgcggtggagcgcgcggctgccgcggagctcgtctcCAGGGGCCTGACCGGCGCTTCAACAGACGCGATCGCCGGTGGGACGGAGGTGGAgggcgcgttcgggtccCCGGCGTCCGTGGAGAGACCcaaagaggaggaggaagatgAAGATGAGGAGGATGGCGTTGTCCCCACcatggacgccgcccgcgatccCGACTTGGTTCTCGCCGAgtttgacgccgccgcggaggcgatccTCCGCGGGGAAAagtccgacgccgcggcgaaaatgctcgccgatgccgccgccgccgccgccgcgtctaaacccgcggcgggggcccccgacgacgaagacgacatCGAGGATGAGATTGGCTACGTCGACGTGCGACCGGCACCGGAagattccgacgacgacgacatcgtggacgaggtcggcgtcgtcgagcgctcGGAGCTcagcgtcaccgcgtcctcgatcCCCGAGGAGTCCATCGCGCTGCACCGCGGCTCGTCCCGGTCCAAGTCATCCTCCGatgcggccgcggcgggagacgagccgtcgccgacccggTCTGAAGATTCCCTGGACGACAGGTACAAGGAGGTGACGGCGAAACACGAGGATGTCCAGCGACGGCTCCGCTCCAGACAGAGGGAGCTGCGAGCCGCGGAACTCGCCGCGAAGCAGATGAAGATAcaggagatggaggaggagctcgcgcggctcgagcgcatcgacgcgggcgcttcGCTCGCGGATGAAGCGGCGTTTGAGGCTGACATCGCCGGATACGACGTTGAGGATAAGTTGCGAGCGCACCAGGAGCGTCTGGCGCGGCTCGAGGAGACGGTGGAGGCGAGACGTCTGGAGGCGTTGGCGCTTCGGAAGATGAAGTCCGTGGAACTGGAGCTGACGCGCGAGATTCACACGCTCGACTCGGACATTGAGCGCATCGGGCGaaccgacgggcgcgaggttccgtcgggttcgccgagccgagtcgcgacgcgcccgagcccgagcccggtGAAAACTTTGAGAacctccccgacgcgcggcgcgggccggccctcgtcgccctcgcccgagcccgacgtggtcggcgaggagcacaTCCCGGAGGAGTCcatcgcggacctcgccagcgacggcggcgggtcggacgacgcgttccGACCCGGCTCGCAAAGCACGGGGGGACTCGGTGGGACGAGCAgatccccgccgacgcgatcgccccggtcgtcgacgggttcggacgcgagcgggggCCACCACCCGCActcgccgctcgagctccacccgcccgcgcacgcggtCATCTCCCCgcccaagaagaagggcgtcggcgtccccggTGGATCAAACGGCGGCGGTTCCAAGAGGACGTCGCCCGGGTCCTCGAGCGTCTCCGAGATTCCATCCCCGGAGACGTCGATCCACACGGATGCGTACTCCGAGGATGACTTCGAGGCGGACGGGACCGAatccgcggcttcgtcgagggcgaggtccgcgggctcgacgggagagtcgccgtcgctctccGGCGAGGCGGAATCGCTCCTGGGGGTCCTCCACTCGCACCTCCTCGGGGAGGctctcgacgacgtcgccgccgccgcctttaGCAAACCGATCGCGGAGGGGAGGGGTCCAGCTGTGCCCtccccgccagctgtgcccccgcccgccgccgtcgacgacctcgtgcgactcgcgacggcgacgcgcgcggcgtcgatcgcgtgcCTGATCATCGAGCGATGCGGCGctgacgtcgcggcgattgATTTCGGCGAAGTCGCCGGCGACATCGATCcccgcggcctcgtcggcggcggcctcgtcggcggcggcctcgccgcggtcgcggacgccgcctctCGAAGGCGGTGCCCCGATCGGCTCGTGTTTGACGCGGTTCGCGAGGTGATGCTGGagtcctccgcgctcgtcggcgcgattgacgacggcggggaccgggcgacggaggtggtggcggcgcgagcggcggcggtgctggaCCCGCCGCACGGGGgtcgtctcgccgtcgacgacgtggtcAAGGACGACGTGagggcgagcgacgacgagggatgGTACGACGTGGTGTCCACGGAGAGGGCGATCCTGACGAGGCTCAGCGAGGAGctcttcgacgacgtcgtggaggaCACCGTGCTCGCGCTGATGTTCGAATCTAGATGA